From a region of the Paenibacillus sp. FSL R10-2734 genome:
- a CDS encoding YhcH/YjgK/YiaL family protein yields MILGSLSSWEEHSKYENSVIVEAIEELKVILQHDPDLGRIDIRGNEIYVSIMAFEAKLLEEQVAEKHETYIDVHYLIEGEETIGWSPLQEGLEATKPYDAEADYALYPPSAEEILLTLEPGMFAVFFPHDVHRPGMGQPGTNIKKAVIKIHVGLLNS; encoded by the coding sequence ATGATCTTAGGTTCATTGTCATCTTGGGAAGAGCATAGCAAATATGAGAATTCTGTCATTGTAGAGGCTATTGAGGAATTGAAAGTCATCTTACAACATGATCCAGATCTCGGTCGAATCGATATCCGCGGTAACGAGATATACGTTTCGATTATGGCTTTTGAGGCGAAGTTGCTGGAGGAACAGGTTGCTGAAAAACATGAGACCTATATCGACGTTCATTATCTGATCGAGGGTGAAGAAACGATCGGTTGGTCCCCCCTGCAAGAAGGGCTCGAGGCTACTAAGCCTTACGATGCGGAAGCAGATTATGCGCTTTATCCTCCGTCAGCCGAAGAGATTTTGTTAACTTTGGAGCCGGGTATGTTCGCTGTCTTTTTCCCGCATGATGTACACAGACCGGGTATGGGTCAACCGGGCACGAACATTAAGAAGGCTGTTATAAAGATCCACGTAGGGTTATTAAATTCATAG
- a CDS encoding sugar ABC transporter permease, giving the protein MKLRSNYLKENITGYLFILPQMIVFLAFLVYPILEGMRLSLYQINYDSEKFVGLANYTTLFNDPVFFKAIFNTIIFVVFIVLLTVGFALFVASAVFDKNAKYVSFIRGSYYIPVMVSMVVMSMVWSFLLNPANGLISFIYKDMGLGTINLLGNPKTVLPVVIFVTFATNVGQAIILYIASMIGVSKELFEAAEIDGASRWQVITKILIPSVGPTTTYITIINIIAVLKIFVVIQLLTGGGPNNSSVTLMYYLYNNAFKYNQLGVASAVGVIMFVITLLLSVPQLRSMIKVK; this is encoded by the coding sequence ATGAAACTACGTAGTAATTACCTAAAAGAGAATATTACAGGTTATCTGTTTATTTTACCTCAGATGATAGTATTCTTAGCCTTTCTTGTCTATCCGATCTTAGAAGGGATGCGCCTGAGTTTATACCAAATTAATTATGATAGTGAGAAGTTTGTGGGTCTGGCGAATTACACCACACTGTTTAATGATCCGGTATTCTTCAAGGCTATCTTCAATACGATTATATTCGTTGTCTTTATCGTCCTACTTACAGTGGGCTTTGCATTATTTGTAGCCTCGGCTGTATTTGATAAGAACGCTAAGTATGTCTCCTTTATAAGAGGGAGCTATTATATCCCGGTCATGGTATCCATGGTGGTTATGAGTATGGTATGGAGCTTCCTGCTGAACCCTGCTAACGGACTTATTTCTTTTATCTATAAAGATATGGGTCTAGGGACAATCAATCTTCTAGGAAATCCAAAGACGGTTTTGCCAGTAGTTATCTTTGTGACCTTCGCGACTAACGTGGGCCAAGCCATTATTCTGTATATAGCTTCGATGATTGGTGTATCTAAAGAGCTTTTTGAAGCAGCAGAAATCGACGGTGCAAGCAGATGGCAAGTGATTACGAAGATCCTCATTCCTTCTGTAGGACCAACAACGACCTATATTACGATTATCAATATTATTGCTGTTCTAAAAATATTTGTAGTCATCCAGCTGTTAACCGGCGGCGGACCGAACAACTCATCGGTAACCTTGATGTACTACCTTTACAATAATGCATTTAAGTACAATCAACTCGGTGTAGCTTCTGCGGTAGGCGTTATCATGTTCGTGATTACATTATTATTATCTGTGCCTCAGTTAAGAAGCATGATTAAGGTGAAGTGA
- a CDS encoding carbohydrate ABC transporter permease, translating into MTKIRNKKKREKFDVISNVVIVLFALLNLFPLYWLFTSSLKNSSDVVKMPPDWWPKSITFSNYVDVFQNQPALRWTFNSIYVSGVSTIIVIIVGSMAAYAFSKINFKGKDIIFIIFISSLMIPKEIMIVPLFRITQQFGMVNSYNGMIWPNVAGAFGVFLLKGFFDLTPNALREAGRIDGANEWRIFTRIMVPIIKPGIGALFILNFVQVWNDYLWQLVIGQENKMKTLMVGTATLMQDLNPNFAYKMAGATIAAIPMLLVFMLFQRFFTNGITAGAVKE; encoded by the coding sequence ATGACGAAGATAAGAAATAAGAAGAAGAGAGAGAAGTTTGATGTGATATCGAATGTGGTCATTGTCCTCTTCGCACTCCTTAATCTTTTTCCATTATATTGGTTATTCACAAGTTCTCTCAAGAACAGTTCAGATGTTGTAAAGATGCCTCCAGACTGGTGGCCTAAATCGATTACTTTCTCCAACTATGTGGATGTATTTCAGAACCAACCTGCTTTAAGATGGACGTTTAATAGTATTTATGTCTCAGGCGTATCAACGATTATCGTTATTATTGTAGGCTCTATGGCCGCTTACGCGTTCTCAAAAATCAATTTTAAAGGTAAAGATATCATCTTCATTATCTTCATATCGAGCTTGATGATTCCTAAAGAAATTATGATCGTACCTTTATTCCGGATTACACAGCAATTTGGAATGGTGAATTCCTATAACGGTATGATATGGCCGAACGTCGCGGGTGCATTTGGAGTGTTCCTATTAAAAGGATTCTTCGATTTAACCCCTAACGCTTTAAGAGAAGCCGGGAGAATAGATGGTGCAAATGAATGGAGAATCTTCACTCGCATCATGGTGCCTATTATTAAACCTGGTATTGGAGCTTTATTTATTCTAAATTTCGTGCAAGTCTGGAATGATTATTTGTGGCAACTGGTGATTGGCCAAGAGAACAAAATGAAAACATTAATGGTGGGTACTGCGACCTTAATGCAGGATTTAAATCCTAATTTCGCTTATAAAATGGCCGGAGCCACAATTGCTGCAATTCCGATGTTGCTAGTGTTCATGTTATTCCAACGGTTCTTCACCAATGGGATCACAGCTGGAGCAGTGAAAGAATAA
- a CDS encoding amidohydrolase/deacetylase family metallohydrolase, whose product MDERYVLRQVKRVSGEEIDIVIESGRIAEITPAGEGRGGQEWEGSGAYVSSGWIDMHVHAFREFDPYGDEIDEIGVRQGVTTLVDAGSCGADRIGDLAWDASQAKTNVLAFLNISRIGLLRIDELSNLEWIDTEKVLQSVRTYGEMIVGLKARISKSVVGASGIEPLHIARSLSMETGLPLMVHIGSAPPDIREVMPLLQQKDIVTHYLNGKENNLFAADGQPLQVLTEAIDRGVHLDVGHGTASFSFKVAEAAKRNGIGPNTISTDIYRVNRMKGPVFSMSNVLSKFLSLGYALDEIVAAVTSNAAEWLGRPELGRIQVGDPANLTLFTLQQESAVLVDSEGEERVTDKVIHAKGVVMGGEFIKCEIRA is encoded by the coding sequence CTGGATGAAAGATACGTGCTCCGTCAGGTGAAACGAGTAAGCGGAGAAGAGATCGACATTGTAATCGAGAGTGGAAGGATAGCTGAGATCACCCCGGCAGGCGAGGGCCGTGGGGGACAGGAGTGGGAGGGTTCAGGCGCATACGTATCCAGTGGTTGGATTGATATGCATGTGCATGCTTTTCGTGAATTTGATCCGTATGGTGACGAGATCGATGAGATCGGTGTCCGGCAGGGAGTAACAACGCTCGTCGATGCCGGAAGCTGCGGGGCTGATCGGATAGGTGATCTGGCCTGGGATGCATCGCAGGCTAAGACGAATGTGCTGGCGTTCTTGAATATCTCGCGGATCGGACTGCTAAGAATTGACGAATTATCCAACTTGGAATGGATCGATACGGAGAAAGTCCTGCAATCCGTTCGAACTTACGGGGAGATGATCGTGGGACTAAAAGCTCGGATCAGCAAAAGCGTTGTCGGCGCCAGCGGAATTGAGCCGCTGCATATTGCACGAAGCCTTTCAATGGAGACGGGACTGCCGTTAATGGTACATATCGGTTCAGCACCGCCAGATATCAGAGAGGTTATGCCTCTGTTGCAGCAAAAGGATATCGTGACCCATTATCTCAACGGAAAAGAGAATAATTTGTTTGCTGCGGACGGGCAGCCGCTTCAGGTACTGACGGAGGCGATTGACCGGGGGGTTCATCTGGATGTAGGGCATGGAACAGCAAGCTTCTCATTTAAGGTAGCTGAAGCTGCTAAACGTAACGGCATTGGACCGAATACGATTAGCACGGATATTTATCGTGTGAACCGAATGAAGGGACCTGTCTTTAGCATGTCTAATGTACTTTCAAAGTTTCTAAGTTTGGGCTATGCTCTGGATGAGATTGTGGCAGCGGTTACTTCCAATGCGGCAGAATGGTTGGGCAGGCCGGAGCTAGGCCGAATTCAGGTAGGTGATCCTGCAAACCTGACCCTGTTCACCTTGCAGCAAGAATCTGCAGTGCTTGTTGATTCTGAAGGGGAAGAAAGAGTGACGGATAAAGTAATCCATGCAAAAGGAGTGGTTATGGGTGGCGAATTCATTAAATGCGAAATACGGGCTTAA
- a CDS encoding N-acetylmannosamine-6-phosphate 2-epimerase: MNTENNVLKKIKHKLVVSSQALPEEPLHSPFIMGRMAYAAYLGGASGIRANSVADIQEIKKTVDLPIIGIIKRVYEGSEVFITPTLKEVDDLYREGVDIIAMDATDRIRPDGSTISLLFPILKETYKDQLFMADCSTFEEAAKAVELGFDLVGTTLSGYTEYTKDRTLPDFELVKQIVSSFSVPVIAEGGVSTPEELKTMFDLGVYSAVVGSAITRPMEITKRFVDAIQ; the protein is encoded by the coding sequence ATGAATACTGAAAATAATGTACTTAAAAAGATAAAACATAAACTAGTCGTCTCCAGTCAAGCCTTACCCGAAGAACCGCTGCACAGTCCGTTTATTATGGGAAGGATGGCTTATGCAGCATACTTAGGCGGTGCCTCAGGCATTCGGGCCAATAGCGTAGCGGATATTCAAGAAATCAAGAAAACAGTGGATCTACCCATCATTGGGATCATCAAAAGGGTATACGAAGGTTCTGAAGTATTCATTACACCAACCCTGAAGGAAGTAGATGATCTTTACCGCGAAGGGGTAGATATCATTGCTATGGATGCAACGGACCGGATTAGACCAGATGGATCTACCATCTCATTGCTCTTTCCAATTTTAAAAGAGACCTATAAAGATCAACTGTTTATGGCAGACTGCTCCACATTTGAGGAAGCGGCTAAAGCCGTTGAACTGGGATTTGATCTTGTGGGAACTACCTTAAGTGGATATACAGAGTATACTAAAGACCGGACCCTCCCAGATTTCGAGCTAGTCAAACAAATCGTAAGCAGCTTCTCTGTGCCTGTGATAGCCGAAGGTGGCGTTTCCACTCCCGAAGAACTGAAGACAATGTTCGATCTTGGTGTTTATTCAGCAGTAGTTGGTTCAGCGATTACAAGACCGATGGAGATTACCAAAAGGTTTGTAGACGCTATTCAGTAG
- a CDS encoding MurR/RpiR family transcriptional regulator, which translates to MRTISIFTSIHSKYNNLTNTEKKVADYVLENTRSVVYMSITDLADACDVGESSIFRFCKSLSYKGYQEFKIALAHSITVENEIPQLTDQILMDDSTEAVASKVLTSNVSALNETYNLIDIQKINETIDYMINAERVLFFGVGSSLITAMEAKIKFMRITNKTECLMDSHLQMMSAALMSERDVAVIISYSGSTKDSIEVARKAKERGAKVVSITRFEKSPLTSYSDLTLLCGANEGPLQGGSLSAKISQLYLLDILYVEYFKKTSEQSIINKETTAAAVSEKLL; encoded by the coding sequence TTGCGAACAATCAGTATTTTTACTTCTATTCATTCCAAGTACAATAATTTGACGAATACGGAGAAGAAGGTAGCGGACTACGTCCTGGAGAACACGAGAAGTGTTGTCTATATGTCGATTACTGATCTTGCAGATGCGTGCGATGTAGGGGAATCAAGTATATTTCGATTTTGCAAATCTTTAAGTTATAAAGGGTATCAAGAGTTCAAAATTGCACTTGCGCATAGTATTACTGTGGAGAATGAGATCCCGCAGCTTACGGATCAAATTCTAATGGATGATTCTACCGAAGCAGTGGCTTCCAAAGTGCTGACCTCAAATGTAAGTGCACTGAACGAGACCTATAATTTAATTGATATACAGAAGATTAATGAAACTATTGATTATATGATTAACGCGGAACGCGTATTATTTTTCGGCGTTGGCTCTTCTTTAATCACGGCTATGGAAGCCAAAATTAAATTTATGCGCATTACAAACAAAACGGAATGTTTGATGGATTCACATCTTCAGATGATGTCGGCAGCGCTGATGTCTGAGCGTGATGTCGCTGTAATCATTTCTTATTCCGGCTCAACTAAGGATAGTATTGAGGTCGCAAGAAAGGCGAAGGAACGAGGCGCTAAGGTGGTGTCTATTACGAGATTTGAAAAATCACCTTTAACCTCGTATTCGGATCTTACCTTACTATGTGGTGCTAATGAAGGTCCTCTGCAGGGTGGTTCATTATCTGCTAAGATCTCACAGCTCTATCTGCTGGATATTTTATATGTAGAATATTTCAAAAAGACTAGTGAGCAGTCTATTATCAATAAAGAAACAACAGCTGCGGCAGTTAGTGAGAAGCTCCTATAA
- a CDS encoding SGNH/GDSL hydrolase family protein: protein MANTKKRTIVCFGDSNTWGYDAETDHRFNDEIRWTGLLHTELGDAYRVIEEGLPGRTSVSEDPLFEGLAGISYLYPCLMSHAPLDLVVIMLGTNDTKERFALTSYNIAQGIVRLALKARASGAGLDGKAPEVLVIAPPPIGAAYIHTPIGKSMGSNCSEKSIELSEHLAALLTGTDIHFMDSREDVSMNEIDYMHLDQQGHRNMADLVQYHVKRILN from the coding sequence GTGGCTAATACAAAGAAGAGAACGATTGTATGCTTTGGCGATTCTAATACTTGGGGCTATGACGCAGAGACAGACCATCGATTTAATGATGAAATACGATGGACTGGCCTGCTCCATACAGAGCTAGGCGACGCTTACCGTGTCATAGAAGAAGGGCTTCCTGGTAGAACCAGTGTCAGTGAAGATCCATTATTTGAAGGGTTAGCCGGAATATCATACCTCTATCCATGCCTCATGTCACATGCACCACTAGACTTGGTTGTGATCATGCTTGGGACGAATGATACGAAAGAAAGATTTGCACTGACTTCTTATAACATCGCACAAGGTATCGTCAGACTCGCTCTTAAAGCTAGAGCGAGTGGGGCGGGACTAGATGGAAAGGCTCCAGAAGTGCTAGTAATCGCACCGCCCCCTATTGGGGCAGCGTATATCCATACTCCTATCGGTAAGTCAATGGGAAGTAATTGTAGCGAGAAATCTATAGAGCTTTCTGAGCATCTTGCAGCTTTGCTTACGGGGACAGATATTCACTTTATGGACTCCAGAGAAGATGTATCGATGAATGAAATTGACTATATGCATCTGGATCAGCAAGGACACCGGAATATGGCAGATTTAGTTCAGTATCATGTCAAACGGATTTTAAATTAG
- a CDS encoding dihydrodipicolinate synthase family protein — MTLNKFHGIIAAFYACYDDQGNISESRTHALCDYLFEKGVQGVYVGGSSGECIYQSLDERKAVLSYVANNLKGKMTLIAHVGAPSTRDSIELAKHAASLGYDALSAIPPIYFKLPDSAVSKYWSEIMEATPLPFIIYNIPQTTGYTLSPALFEKLLTNKKVIGVKNSSMPTMDIERFKRVGGKDVVVFNGPDEQYVAGRIMGADAGIGGTYAVMPELFLQANKFVLGGKFEEAGQIQSDINDIIIALCSLKGAMYAGIKEILSLRGVNIGSVRAPLEGIAAEDAAPIADIMKLIDQAIEKYCG, encoded by the coding sequence ATGACACTCAACAAGTTCCACGGAATTATAGCAGCCTTCTATGCTTGCTACGATGATCAAGGAAATATTTCGGAATCCCGGACGCATGCCTTATGTGATTACTTATTTGAAAAAGGTGTTCAAGGTGTTTATGTGGGAGGCAGCTCTGGAGAATGTATCTACCAGAGTCTGGACGAACGCAAAGCGGTGCTTAGCTACGTAGCTAACAACCTGAAAGGTAAAATGACGCTGATCGCCCATGTGGGTGCACCTTCTACAAGAGACAGCATCGAATTAGCAAAACATGCGGCGAGCTTAGGATATGATGCACTATCCGCAATTCCACCTATATATTTCAAATTACCTGATAGTGCAGTCTCTAAATATTGGAGCGAAATTATGGAGGCAACTCCACTACCTTTCATTATCTATAACATTCCTCAGACTACAGGATATACACTTTCGCCAGCTTTGTTCGAAAAACTTCTTACTAATAAAAAGGTTATTGGTGTTAAAAATTCTTCTATGCCGACTATGGATATTGAACGATTCAAAAGAGTTGGTGGAAAAGATGTAGTGGTATTTAATGGACCGGATGAACAATATGTAGCGGGAAGAATCATGGGAGCCGATGCAGGCATTGGCGGCACTTATGCTGTTATGCCGGAGCTGTTCTTGCAAGCTAATAAATTTGTACTTGGCGGCAAGTTTGAGGAAGCAGGACAAATTCAAAGTGATATCAATGATATCATCATCGCACTTTGTTCGCTCAAGGGTGCCATGTACGCGGGAATCAAAGAGATTCTGAGCTTAAGAGGCGTAAACATTGGTAGTGTAAGAGCACCGCTTGAAGGTATAGCGGCTGAAGATGCTGCTCCAATCGCAGATATTATGAAACTGATTGATCAAGCCATCGAAAAATATTGTGGCTAA
- a CDS encoding ROK family protein produces the protein MRILAVDIGGTNTKMCICDKQGNVDDFKEHATESHLGGPHVISRLLDKIAEYDNFDAIAISTAGQVNAEEGFIVYANENIPRYTGMKIKDIVTNHFHKPVMVENDVNSAALGEANYGAAQSFNNFLCLTFGTGIGGAIVMNRQIYKGANGVAAEFGHIFTHPLSDEVEGLPFYEKYASTTALVKMAQQADPECIDGKVLFDKIHKGNEPLKQILDSWVTEVSVGLASIIHIFNPSAIIIGGGVMEQEDLVHRVEERTKSLIMESFAGVRIVKASLGNKAGLLGASSLFAH, from the coding sequence ATGAGAATTCTCGCTGTAGATATTGGCGGTACCAATACCAAGATGTGTATTTGCGATAAACAGGGAAATGTGGATGACTTCAAGGAGCATGCAACAGAAAGCCACTTGGGAGGGCCGCATGTAATCTCAAGATTGCTTGATAAGATTGCAGAATATGATAATTTTGATGCTATTGCTATAAGTACGGCCGGTCAAGTCAATGCTGAAGAAGGATTTATAGTCTATGCTAACGAAAATATACCTAGATATACTGGGATGAAGATTAAGGATATTGTCACAAATCATTTTCATAAACCTGTTATGGTAGAGAACGATGTGAATTCAGCAGCATTAGGCGAGGCTAACTATGGTGCTGCCCAGAGCTTTAACAATTTCTTATGTCTGACCTTTGGAACGGGCATTGGCGGTGCGATCGTAATGAATCGCCAAATCTATAAAGGTGCTAATGGGGTAGCGGCTGAATTTGGTCATATCTTTACACATCCATTATCGGATGAGGTGGAGGGACTGCCGTTTTATGAAAAGTATGCTTCAACTACGGCCCTAGTGAAGATGGCTCAGCAGGCAGATCCTGAATGTATCGATGGAAAAGTCCTATTTGATAAAATACACAAAGGGAACGAGCCTCTGAAACAGATTTTGGATTCATGGGTCACTGAGGTGTCTGTGGGTTTAGCTTCTATTATTCATATTTTCAATCCATCCGCTATAATTATTGGAGGCGGCGTTATGGAACAAGAAGATTTGGTTCATAGGGTAGAAGAACGGACGAAGTCTTTAATTATGGAAAGTTTTGCAGGTGTGAGAATTGTTAAGGCCTCACTTGGGAATAAGGCAGGCTTGCTAGGCGCTTCCTCTTTATTCGCACATTAA
- a CDS encoding IS110 family transposase, with protein MKNTIKYVGLDVSKEKIAVAIADEGREPARYYGAISHTPDAVARMIRKIKGTGITLEVCYEAGPTGYDLYRWLTKMGISCVVIAPSRMPQRPGDAIKTDRRDAEKLAQLHRAGELTAIHVPTPELEALRDLIRAREDARQDLHRVRQRLIHFLLRHQIHKPEGMKKRWTKRYREWLSMLKFNNVAQEKVFAESLQQLREVEERIKRLEAAMREEAQICPYAPVIQALQGLRGIALLTAMTLVVEIGNFERFRSPAQLMSYLGLVPREYSSGASTKRGSLTKTGNSGVRRALVESAWSYRHRPAVKGDLAVRLEGQSAHVHETSWKAQERLHSKYLKLVRRGKHRNLTMAAVGRELVGFIWSIAVDAERKMA; from the coding sequence ATGAAGAATACCATAAAATACGTAGGTTTGGATGTATCAAAAGAAAAAATTGCGGTGGCGATTGCAGATGAGGGTCGAGAACCCGCACGATATTATGGAGCCATATCTCATACCCCAGATGCTGTGGCTCGAATGATTCGGAAAATCAAAGGTACAGGGATTACACTGGAGGTCTGCTATGAAGCCGGGCCTACGGGGTACGACTTATATCGCTGGCTGACGAAAATGGGGATTTCCTGCGTGGTAATCGCACCTTCGCGTATGCCACAGCGTCCCGGCGATGCTATAAAAACCGATCGACGGGATGCTGAAAAACTGGCTCAACTGCACCGCGCAGGAGAATTGACTGCGATCCATGTGCCGACTCCTGAACTCGAAGCCTTAAGAGATCTCATTCGTGCACGAGAAGATGCTAGGCAGGACTTACATCGGGTTCGGCAACGGCTCATTCATTTTCTGTTGCGTCACCAAATTCACAAGCCAGAAGGCATGAAAAAACGTTGGACCAAAAGGTACCGGGAATGGCTGTCTATGTTGAAGTTTAATAATGTAGCTCAAGAAAAAGTTTTCGCGGAATCCCTGCAACAGCTCCGGGAAGTGGAGGAGCGAATCAAGCGACTTGAAGCCGCAATGCGAGAAGAAGCACAGATCTGTCCATACGCACCTGTCATTCAAGCGTTGCAAGGTCTGCGGGGAATTGCCCTGCTGACGGCTATGACTTTAGTTGTCGAGATTGGAAATTTTGAGCGTTTTCGTTCACCGGCTCAGCTCATGAGTTACCTGGGACTAGTGCCACGGGAGTATTCATCGGGAGCAAGTACCAAAAGAGGAAGTCTTACAAAAACCGGAAATTCCGGTGTGCGACGTGCACTGGTGGAGTCCGCATGGAGTTACCGTCACCGTCCTGCAGTTAAAGGAGATTTAGCAGTGCGCTTAGAGGGTCAGAGTGCTCATGTCCATGAAACGTCGTGGAAAGCCCAAGAACGGTTACACAGCAAGTATTTAAAGTTAGTCAGACGTGGGAAACACCGAAATTTAACTATGGCTGCGGTAGGTCGTGAGTTAGTTGGATTCATCTGGTCAATAGCGGTAGATGCAGAACGGAAAATGGCGTAG
- a CDS encoding sugar ABC transporter substrate-binding protein — MKKKRLLSTMAALMVIVSLVSGCSGNNAASSNKSDTTSKSGKEKVAIKVWLTPQWKGVVDATESGADYDSFLKAAAEKFKAQYDKYDADIQVEVIAGDQRDQLLNVNLSGGTPPNVFFESVFPMGDYVHRGALEPLTDIIDEDAKSDIAQNYWDAVTFGKDVYFYPFQHNPGTLVYNADMFKAAGLEKFVGGESEIKTWNLDEYQQILDGLKNDLPKDKYSNAYPMALYAVNNQGDTWNLAYLRMFGNQFFDDKGNIILNDANGVKAATWLKKLYDGGYTNPGAESVSSNDANAMFQNQQLAISFTNPILFNGTKANMESGTSPKFDIRLANIPSESGDPLSFTYVVGASVFKSKDAKKTEVAKDFVKFFSSDPELVKSSKNGIPVRSSVAEELKSENPLFAAYDANSKYLFNFTGNVPGYSQLREVLYPALQALYMGSKTPEQFVEEYQTSGNKVIDTNKASSVIFQ; from the coding sequence ATGAAAAAGAAGCGTTTACTCTCGACAATGGCTGCATTAATGGTAATTGTTTCACTAGTTTCAGGATGCTCTGGTAATAACGCAGCAAGCTCTAACAAATCCGATACTACTTCTAAATCAGGCAAGGAAAAAGTGGCCATTAAAGTATGGCTGACCCCTCAATGGAAGGGTGTTGTGGATGCAACAGAAAGCGGTGCTGACTATGATAGCTTCCTTAAGGCCGCTGCTGAGAAATTCAAGGCACAATATGATAAATATGATGCTGACATTCAGGTCGAAGTTATTGCCGGAGATCAGCGCGACCAACTCCTCAATGTTAACCTGAGCGGAGGAACTCCGCCGAATGTCTTCTTTGAAAGCGTATTCCCAATGGGCGATTATGTTCACCGTGGAGCGTTGGAGCCTTTGACAGATATCATCGATGAGGACGCAAAAAGTGATATCGCACAAAATTACTGGGATGCTGTAACGTTTGGAAAAGATGTCTATTTCTATCCATTCCAACACAATCCAGGCACCTTGGTTTATAACGCAGACATGTTTAAAGCAGCAGGTTTAGAAAAGTTCGTTGGTGGAGAATCAGAAATCAAGACTTGGAACTTGGATGAATATCAACAAATCTTGGATGGTCTGAAAAATGATCTTCCGAAGGACAAATATTCAAATGCCTACCCAATGGCATTGTACGCAGTGAATAACCAAGGAGATACATGGAATCTTGCATACTTAAGAATGTTCGGCAATCAGTTCTTTGATGATAAAGGAAACATTATTCTGAATGATGCGAATGGAGTTAAAGCTGCTACATGGCTGAAAAAACTATATGACGGTGGATATACAAATCCAGGTGCAGAATCTGTATCCTCTAATGATGCCAATGCCATGTTCCAGAATCAGCAGCTAGCGATCAGTTTCACCAATCCGATCTTGTTCAATGGAACAAAAGCAAATATGGAATCCGGCACGTCTCCAAAGTTTGATATACGTCTTGCTAATATTCCGTCTGAAAGCGGAGATCCACTATCCTTTACTTATGTAGTGGGTGCAAGTGTATTCAAGTCTAAAGATGCGAAGAAGACTGAAGTCGCTAAAGATTTCGTGAAGTTCTTCTCAAGTGATCCTGAACTAGTTAAATCTTCTAAGAATGGTATTCCTGTGAGAAGCTCCGTGGCCGAAGAACTTAAATCGGAGAATCCTCTCTTTGCTGCTTATGATGCCAATTCAAAATATTTGTTTAACTTCACGGGCAACGTTCCAGGATATAGCCAATTAAGAGAAGTTTTGTACCCTGCTCTTCAGGCACTTTACATGGGTTCTAAAACACCAGAACAATTTGTAGAAGAGTATCAAACGAGTGGTAATAAAGTGATTGACACGAATAAAGCTAGCTCTGTAATTTTCCAATAA